ATGTTCGCGAGGAACTGGGCGACCTCGACCTCCTCGCAGAACCGCTTGCCGGCCTCGTACCCACCGTCGAGTCCGAAGGCGATCATTCCCCCAAAATCGGCGAGGTAGCGGCTCGCGTTCGCGTGGGTTGGGTGGTCCTCGAGACCCGGATGCGTTACCCAGGCGACGTCTTCGTGGTCGGCGAGGTAGTCGGCGACGACGGCGGCGTTCTCGCAGTGTTTCTCCATCCGCAGTGGCAGGGTCTCGAGGCCCTGGAGGGTCTGCCAGGCGTCGAACGGCGACTGCTGGTTGCCCAGGCTGCGCACCGAGCGGTAGCGGGCGGCGGCCGCCAGCGGCGCCTCGGGGAAGTCCCGCGAGAAGTCGACGCCGTGGTAGGCCGCGTTCTCCCCGGCGATCTCGTCGTAGTCCTCCTCGGCCCAGGGGAAGTCGCCGCCGTCGACGAGCACGCCGCCGACGGTCGTCCCGGAGCCGTGAATCCACTTCGTCGTCGACTCCCAGACGACGTCCGCGCCGCACTCGAGGGGGCGACACAGCGCCGGCGTCGCGAACGTGTTGTCGACGACCAGCGGAACGCCGTTCTCGTGGGCGATCTCCGCGACGCGCTCGAAGTCCGGCGTCACGAGCGAGGGGTTGCCGATCGTTTCGACGTGGACGAACGCGGTGTCCTCGTCGATCGCTTCCTCGTAGGCGTCGATAGCGAGGGTGGGGACGAACCGCGTCTCGACCTCCCGACGACTGGCCGTCTTCGCGAAGTAGGCGGTCGTCCCGCCGTAGGTGTCCGTCGAGCAGACGACGTTCTCGCCCGCACGCGCGAGAATCAGGACCAATGAGTCGAGGGCGGCCATCCCGCTCGCGGTCGCCACCGCGCCCGCGCCGCCCTCGAGGGCCGCCAGGCGCTCCTCGAGGACTTCGACGGTGGGGTTGCTCAGCCGGGAGTAGACGTGGCCCTCCGCCTCGAGGGCGTACAGCTCGGCCGCCGCGTCGGCGCTCTCGAAGGCGTAGGAGGTCGTCTGGTGGAGCGGTGGCGCGACCGCGCCCGTGGCGGGGTCGGGCGACTGGCCGGCGTGGACGCTCCGGGTCGCGAACGCCCGCTCGCTCGAGTCGTCGCTCATGTTTTGTATGCATACCTCTGGACGGATATATGCGCCGCAGTAACGGCAAAAACCGCCCGTCCGCCGACCGTGTGTACGCACCGCACGCCCGCGCGTCGTTGGAACCGGTGGCCTTCTTAGCGAGCGCCCCCAACGACGTGGCGTGCACTCGAGCGCCCGCGACCGGATCGCTCTCGCCGCCGTCGTCTTCGCGGTGCTGTTCTCGCAGGTGTTGCTGTACCCCGGAATCGCCGATCTCGTCGCCGCTCTGGGTGCCGACGCGGCGACTTCGACGTTCGCAGAGACCCCGCTGGACGCCAGTATGTGGTTTCTGGTCGCCGAGTTCGCCGCCTACGTCGCCTTCGTCGGCGTCTGGGGGCTCGCGAGCGACGTGACCGGCCGCCGAACGCCCTTCATCGTCGCCGGGGCGCTTCTGGGCGCGGTCGGCTACCTCGCGCTCGCGCTCGCGCCGACGGTCGGTTCGGTCTCCTTCGAGGGCGTGCTCCTCCTGCGGGTCGTCCAGGGGGCGATGACGATCGGAGCGTTCTCGCTGACGATGACGATGCTGATGGACCTGGGGGGCGGCCACGGCAAGAATATGGGCGCCGCGGGGATCGCGATCGGCCTCGGCGCGGCGCTGGGTGCGCCCGTCGGCGGCCGGCTCACGGCGGTCGACCCGCTGGCGCCGCTGGTGGCCGCCGCCGGCCTGCTCGTGGTCGTCGCCGCTGCCGTCTCGCTCGTCTCCGATCGCGCTCCCGGCGACCGACGCGGGGCGCGGGCCGTTCTCGACAGCGTGCGGCGGCGGCCGACGCTCTCGCTGCCGTTCGCCTTCGGCTTCGTCGATCGGATGACGGCGGGTTTCTTCGCGCTCGTCGGGACCCTCTACTTCCAGGAGACGTTCGGCGTCGACCCCGCCACGACGGGGCTCCTGCTGGCGTGCTTTTTCGCCCCGTTCGCGCTGTTGCAGTACCCGATGGGGGTCCTCTCCGACCGGATCGGCCGCACGATCCCCATCGTCGCGGGCTCGATCTGTTACGGTCTCGGCATCCTCGCCGTCGGCGCCGCGCCCACGGTCGCCCTCGCCGCGGTCGCGATGGTCGGCGTCGGCGTCCTCGGCGCGCTCGTCGCCCCCGCCACGATGGCGCTCGTCACCGACATCGCGGCCGACGACGAGCGCGGGGTCGCGATGGCCGGCTTCAACCTCGCCGGGAGCCTGGGCTTTCTCGGCGGCTTCCTCGTCGGCGGCACCGTCGCCGGCGGCGCCGGCTACGACGTCGCCTTCCTCGTCGTCGGCGGCCTCGAGATCGCGATTGCGGTCGTCGCCGTGCCGATCTTCCTTCGGCTGTCGGTCGGCCGGCAGAGCCGGTTCGCCCTCGAGGACTGACGATCCTTTCGGCCCGACCGGACAGTTTCTCGAGTGGTCAGATCGGCTGCCATGGGTGTGTCGGGCATCGGTTTATCCGCGCGGTTGACGAACGTTCAGTGTTATGACGCACGATGATCCGCTTTCACGGCGGCGTCTCCTTCAGGTAGCTGGTGTGACGGTAGCGACCGCGACCCTCGCGGGCTGTGGTGACAACGGTGAGGACGAACCAGTGGACGACCCGGACGACGAGCCGGCGGACGACCCGGATGACGACGCTCCCGTTGACGACGAGGAAGACGAACCGGACGATGACGAACCGGCCGACGACGAGGAGGATGACGAACTGGACGATGACGAAGACGACGAGGAAGACGAAGACGAACCGGACGATGACGAAGACGACGAAGACGACGAGAACGGTGCCGCGGACCTCGAGGAGTGGGAGGACGTCGACGAGATCGTCCTCGACGGCTACACCCCGGGGTGGGAGGGCGTCGAACCGTCTGTGATCGAGGGCGAGGAGAACCCGACGCTCGTCCTCTTCGAGGGCCAGGAGTACGACATCACCTGGGAGAACATGGACGGCGAACCACACAACATCGAGATCTGGGACGACGACGGCGAGATCGTCGACGACTACGAGACGGAGACCATCGAGGAAGAGGGCGAAACCCAGACACTGACCATCGAGGCCAGCGAGGAGATGGCCGAGTACGTCTGCGTGGTCCACCCCGGAACGATGATCGGGGACGTGCAGATCGAGACCAACGGCGACGAGTAGCCCCGCCCGACGTGCTCCGTCTCTGGCGGCCGCGGTAGACCGGCGTTGGTGCCCTCGATCCGCTCGGATTCGAGTTCGAACGGTGACCTGTTCGTCTCGCTGGCATTCTCTCTGGTTACTTACTATCATACCCGGTTCTTCCCGTGTTGTGTGGTAGCACCTATCTCAAAATTCGGGCGTTTCGGGGCCTGTACTGCCAGGATAGCAAGATAGAAGTGGCGCGAATCCCTGAGTGTGTTTATGAACGTAAACAGAGATATTCTTCTCTTCGTCGCGCTCGCCCTCGCCTGGGGGACGTCGTTCGCGGCGATCGAGGTCGGCCTGGCGACGCTGCCGCCGATCCTCTTCGCCGCGTTCCGCTTCGACGTCGCCGCCGCCCTGTTCGTGGCGGCGGTCGTCGCTCTCGGCCTCGAGTGGCGACCGCGGACGCGAAGCGACCTGGCACTGATCGCCGTCGGCGGCGGCCTGGTGATCGGCGCGCACTTCGCGCTGCTGTTCGTCGGTCAGTCGTACGTCTCGAGCGGCGTCGCCGCGATCATCCTGAGTCTCACGCCGATCGTGACGCCGCCGCTGGCGCTCGCACTGCTCCCGCGAGAGCGGATCCGCGCGCCCGCCGCCGTCGGCCTCCTGCTCGGCCTCGCGGGCGTCGTCGTGATCGCGACCGACGGCGGCGCCCTGGGCGGCCAGGCGATCGGCGTCGCCTTGCTGTTCGCCTCCGCGGTCGTCTTCGCTCTCGGCGCCGTCCTCACCGCCCGCGTCAGCGGGACGCTTCCGCTGATCTCGCTGCAGGCGTGGTCGATGGCGATCGGGGCGGCTCTGCTACACGGGCTCAGCGCCGTCCACCCCGCCGAGTCGATCGCGGCCGTCGAGTGGACGACCGCAGCCCTCGTCGCCCTCGCCTACCTCGCCGTCGTCGCCACCGGCGGCGGCTTCCTGGCGTACTTCGTGTTGCTCGAGCGC
Above is a genomic segment from Natrononativus amylolyticus containing:
- a CDS encoding O-acetylhomoserine aminocarboxypropyltransferase/cysteine synthase family protein, with product MSDDSSERAFATRSVHAGQSPDPATGAVAPPLHQTTSYAFESADAAAELYALEAEGHVYSRLSNPTVEVLEERLAALEGGAGAVATASGMAALDSLVLILARAGENVVCSTDTYGGTTAYFAKTASRREVETRFVPTLAIDAYEEAIDEDTAFVHVETIGNPSLVTPDFERVAEIAHENGVPLVVDNTFATPALCRPLECGADVVWESTTKWIHGSGTTVGGVLVDGGDFPWAEEDYDEIAGENAAYHGVDFSRDFPEAPLAAAARYRSVRSLGNQQSPFDAWQTLQGLETLPLRMEKHCENAAVVADYLADHEDVAWVTHPGLEDHPTHANASRYLADFGGMIAFGLDGGYEAGKRFCEEVEVAQFLANIGDAKTLVIHPASTTHGQLTPDEQREAGVHPDMVRLSVGIEDPRDILADLEAAIEAASRGVSVEAANGEPGRTRSGGGPT
- a CDS encoding MFS transporter, producing the protein MHSSARDRIALAAVVFAVLFSQVLLYPGIADLVAALGADAATSTFAETPLDASMWFLVAEFAAYVAFVGVWGLASDVTGRRTPFIVAGALLGAVGYLALALAPTVGSVSFEGVLLLRVVQGAMTIGAFSLTMTMLMDLGGGHGKNMGAAGIAIGLGAALGAPVGGRLTAVDPLAPLVAAAGLLVVVAAAVSLVSDRAPGDRRGARAVLDSVRRRPTLSLPFAFGFVDRMTAGFFALVGTLYFQETFGVDPATTGLLLACFFAPFALLQYPMGVLSDRIGRTIPIVAGSICYGLGILAVGAAPTVALAAVAMVGVGVLGALVAPATMALVTDIAADDERGVAMAGFNLAGSLGFLGGFLVGGTVAGGAGYDVAFLVVGGLEIAIAVVAVPIFLRLSVGRQSRFALED
- a CDS encoding plastocyanin/azurin family copper-binding protein, producing the protein MTVATATLAGCGDNGEDEPVDDPDDEPADDPDDDAPVDDEEDEPDDDEPADDEEDDELDDDEDDEEDEDEPDDDEDDEDDENGAADLEEWEDVDEIVLDGYTPGWEGVEPSVIEGEENPTLVLFEGQEYDITWENMDGEPHNIEIWDDDGEIVDDYETETIEEEGETQTLTIEASEEMAEYVCVVHPGTMIGDVQIETNGDE
- a CDS encoding DMT family transporter, yielding MNVNRDILLFVALALAWGTSFAAIEVGLATLPPILFAAFRFDVAAALFVAAVVALGLEWRPRTRSDLALIAVGGGLVIGAHFALLFVGQSYVSSGVAAIILSLTPIVTPPLALALLPRERIRAPAAVGLLLGLAGVVVIATDGGALGGQAIGVALLFASAVVFALGAVLTARVSGTLPLISLQAWSMAIGAALLHGLSAVHPAESIAAVEWTTAALVALAYLAVVATGGGFLAYFVLLERIGATEISMVNYAVPVVAAVFGWAVLGESLTLATIVGFALIVLGFGLCKIGALWRTVAPVVGYGPHRPSTAAAGVVVKGNVYVTGTDRYAGPAQSAD